From Diprion similis isolate iyDipSimi1 chromosome 5, iyDipSimi1.1, whole genome shotgun sequence, the proteins below share one genomic window:
- the LOC124406357 gene encoding uncharacterized protein LOC124406357, producing MVGNIILRHWNSNSTLNRYRYKTWVDARSNMTMEIDEEIARIRVENKDPQWLCVSASRFAWELSRLQGSILVDRFSHDRPSIELLANDDVHKSQKMCFEALTHAVEHNHQLNITLAVVDEIYNYPQLYCKNDIENVGHIVPIFCKCNGTICATHSIPHVYWHNYTLVQEENGTYKVTCDYSPKDGWLWT from the coding sequence ATGGTAGGGAATATAATTCTGAGACACTGGAATTCGAATTCCACTCTGAACCGATATCGGTACAAGACCTGGGTGGATGCCAGAAGTAacatgacgatggaaatcgaTGAAGAAATCGCGAGAATACGTGTAGAAAATAAAGATCCTCAGTGGCTCTGCGTATCGGCATCAAGGTTCGCTTGGGAATTGTCAAGATTGCAGGGATCCATACTTGTCGATCGATTCAGCCACGATCGACCGTCGATCGAACTTCTCGCCAACGACGATGTGCACAAAAGTCAGAAAATGTGTTTTGAGGCATTAACACACGCTGTGGAACACAATCATCAGCTAAACATCACACTGGCAGTCGTCGACGAGATCTATAACTATCCCCAATTGTACTGCAagaatgatattgaaaatgtCGGCCATATTGTTCCAATCTTTTGCAAATGCAATGGCACAATATGCGCTACGCACTCCATCCCTCATGTATACTGGCACAATTATACTTTGGTTCAAGAAGAAAATGGAACGTACAAAGTCACGTGTGATTATTCCCCTAAGGATGGCTGGCTATGGACGTGA